TCGATTTCCTTTCCGGAAAGAGGATGCTATGAACAAAAGTAGTGTAACCATTTATGACATTGCAAAAGAGGCAAACGCTTCACCGGCTACTGTTTCCAGGGTCCTGAACAATTCTCAACATCCGGTAAAGCAGGAGATGAGAGACCGGATTTTGGAAACGTCCAGACGCATGGGCTATATACCGAACCTACAGGCCAGGAACTTAAAAAGCCAGAAGAGTACCTCGATCGGAATCATCATCCCTTCCATTGCGAATCCGTTTTATCCATCTATTGTTCGGGGGATAGAGGACGAGATTGTCAGCAGAAACTATCATATGATCATTTCCAGCTGCGACAGAGATATTGAGCGAACCAATTACAGTATTGAGAACATGTTGGCGGTTAATGTTCAGGGGATCATAAGTATTTATATGGATGCAGTGCCGGAAGGGCTGTGGAAACTGGTTGAACGGGGAAGTATGGCGCTGAATGTGGTTGCCAATGGCAAATGCCTTCCAGGTATGCACACTATCCTGGTGGATAAGGTAGAGGAGTGTAAAATTGCAGTTCGCTATCTGCTGGAGCAGGGCCATAAAAAGATTGCAATCCTGTTTGACCGGCTGGATAACTCTATCCGTACGAACCGGTTAACTGGTTATCAGGAAGCCTTAAAAGAGAATGGGATAGAATATTGTGAGGATTTTGTGTATATTTTAGGCCGTGATGCAGACGGGGATGTGACCGAGTCTTCAGAAAAAGGCTATTTGCTGGCCA
This portion of the Clostridium sp. AN503 genome encodes:
- a CDS encoding LacI family DNA-binding transcriptional regulator; this translates as MNKSSVTIYDIAKEANASPATVSRVLNNSQHPVKQEMRDRILETSRRMGYIPNLQARNLKSQKSTSIGIIIPSIANPFYPSIVRGIEDEIVSRNYHMIISSCDRDIERTNYSIENMLAVNVQGIISIYMDAVPEGLWKLVERGSMALNVVANGKCLPGMHTILVDKVEECKIAVRYLLEQGHKKIAILFDRLDNSIRTNRLTGYQEALKENGIEYCEDFVYILGRDADGDVTESSEKGYLLARAMLNKTPEVTAFVCMNDAMTLGALKAVREANKLVPGDYSVISFDDLVFADSVYPALTTVGLDKYQWGRKLAQYYFDLMDQPDRNESVVTEKEVLITSELIIRQSVKKIL